One stretch of Candidatus Omnitrophota bacterium DNA includes these proteins:
- a CDS encoding pyruvate kinase: MDGTQIIATIGPPTVKKIRELAGAGMAGVRINSSHGSLRQHEEIIRSARKIKNGPFVIYDIKGPKIRLGDIPY, translated from the coding sequence ATGGACGGAACGCAGATAATAGCAACGATAGGGCCGCCGACTGTGAAAAAGATCAGGGAGCTTGCCGGAGCCGGCATGGCGGGCGTCCGGATAAACAGCTCTCACGGCTCTCTGAGGCAGCATGAGGAGATCATCAGGTCGGCGCGTAAGATAAAAAACGGGCCTTTTGTCATATACGACATAAAGGGGCCGAAGATCAGGCTCGGCGACATACCTTATC